A part of Entelurus aequoreus isolate RoL-2023_Sb linkage group LG03, RoL_Eaeq_v1.1, whole genome shotgun sequence genomic DNA contains:
- the rpusd2 gene encoding RNA pseudouridylate synthase domain-containing protein 2 — MCDRLYQKDPSTMHACLTYFTRFETSRQYLNRVLCVLPSFVEGHFQKSVLRKRLVAKVDLCRFHICPCYKVTISMELAEESSPVSTERTTAEEAKVTGKRKSDELPEAGCGRKRRRGAGGKKLKPGERYVPPPQKRNPGVSFCQAHFDETSHYFEDGLRKVRPYFFDFKTYCKGRWIGKSLMEVFEREFRTESIEYYQKAAKEGRIRLNETPVEDLSVVLKNNDYMRNTVHRHEPPVVGKPLEVLVDDGEVLVVDKPASIPVHPCGRFRHNTVIFILGKERGVSELHTVHRLDRLTSGVLLFARTLEASKKLDQLVRERKLEKEYVCRVEGEFPEGEHVCEEPILVVSFKIGLCRVDPKGKECRTVFQRLSFNGKTSVVRCLPLTGRTHQIRVHLQYLGFPILNDPIYGSSAWGPHRGKGGLIGKSDEEILKALVEEHEGQESLHLLNLSDNGSIFSKETQKDKKLDDGSCETEKSGESREILEQSTPEESKDNASIQEPKDQWHGNQKELLANSPTAIDHLCSECRLVRADPTEKELLMYLHALRYKGPDFEYSTQLPGWAKEDWVEVD, encoded by the exons ATGTGCGACAGGCTGTATCAGAAAGACCCCTCGACGATGCACGCTTGTTTGACATATTTCACTCGTTTCGAAACTTCTAGGCAGTATTTAAACAGAGTTCTGTGTGTTCTTCCCAGTTTTGTCGAAGGTCATTTCCAGAAGAGTGTTCTTAGGAAGCGGTTGGTCGCCAAAGTTGATTTGTGTCGTTTCCATATTTGTCCTTGTTATAAAGTTACTATTTCCATGGAGTTAGCCGAAGAAAGCAGTCCGGTGTCGACAGAGAGGACCACGGCGGAAGAGGCTAAAGTAACCGGCAAACGTAAAAGCGACGAGCTGCCGGAAGCGGGCTGCGGAAGAAAGCGGCGAAGAGGAGCCGGGGGAAAGAAGCTGAAACCCGGCGAGAGATATGTTCCTCCTCCCCAGAAGCGGAACCCAGGTGTCAGTTTCTGTCAGGCACATTTCGACGAGACCTCGCACTACTTTGAAGACGGCCTTCGGAAAGTGCGCCCGTATTTCTTTGACTTCAAGACCTACTGCAAAGGTCGCTGGATAGGGAAGAGCCTTATGGAAGTGTTCGAGAGAGAATTCCGGACTGAATCCATTGAGTATTACCAGAAAGCTGCTAAAGAAGGTCGCATCCGCCTGAACGAAACTCCCGTGGAGGACCTCTCTGTGGTCCTTAAG AACAACGACTACATGAGGAATACCGTGCACCGTCACGAGCCCCCTGTGGTGGGCAAGCCCCTGGAGGTCTTGGTGGACGATGGTGAAGTCCTCGTAGTGGACAAGCCCGCCTCCATCCCCGTCCACCCTTGCGGTCGCTTCCGACACAACACAGTGATTTTCATCCTGGGTAAAGAGCGGGGCGTGTCTGAGCTGCACACAGTCCACAGACTGGACCGCCTCACCTCAGGGGTGCTGCTCTTTGCCAGGACACTGGAGGCGTCAAAGAAACTGGACCAGCTGGTGAGAGAGCGCAAG CTTGAAAAGGAATATGTTTGCCGAGTGGAAGGTGAGTTTCCAGAAGGTGAACACGTCTGCGAGGAGCCCATCCTGGTTGTGTCCTTTAAAATCGGGCTGTGCCGCGTTGACCCAAAGGGAAAGGAGTGTCGGACAGTGTTCCAAAGGCTGAGCTTTAACGGGAAGACCAGCGTAGTGCGCTGTTTGCCTCTTACGGGCCGCACCCATCAGATCAGGGTGCACCTTCAGTACCTGGGCTTCCCCATCCTCAATGATCCCATCTATGGTTCCTCCGCCTGGGGTCCTCACAGGGGGAAAGGTGGACTGATAGGAAAGAGTGATGAGGAGATTCTGAAGGCTCTGGTAGAGGAACATGAGGGTCAGGAAAGCCTCCACCTCCTGAATTTATCTGACAACGGGAGCATTTTTTCAAAGGAGACACAGAAGGACAAGAAATTGGATGATGGGTCATGTGAAACTGAGAAAAGTGGAGAAAGCAGGGAAATCCTAGAACAATCCACCCCTGAAGAGAGCAAAGACAACGCCTCTATCCAAGAACCTAAAGACCAATGGCATGGAAACCAAAAAGAGTTGCTGGCTAATAGTCCAACAGCCATTGACCATCTT